The Macaca fascicularis isolate 582-1 chromosome 11, T2T-MFA8v1.1 genomic sequence AAAGATGTAGGGGTTTGAAGCACAGGTCCCGAGGGTCATTGAAAGCCAGTAGATAGAGTCTTCCTGCTAGTGTGGCTGGAGGACAGGGATGAGGACTGACAATCAGAGGTGACCAGGCTGGAATTCAGACCCAGGGAGGGGAAGCCTTGCTCCTGCTGTCACTCCCTGATCCTTACTGATGCCCCGGGAAGCCAGAAGGAGATCAACTCTGGGCAGGAATCATGGCTTGTTCATCTTTTTACCACAGCACTTAGCATTGTGGGGTCCTACCCCACCAGCAGACCCATCACCACCCCACCAATGCCTGCCCTTCCCCCCACAGGGCTGCCACTGCTGACCACTGATCCCCCATCCCTGCAGACcccccaggtttttttttttttttttttaaagcactatgCCTGGCATAGGTAGAAACTTGGTGAATGTCTGGTAAATGAAAGGATGGCTGACTGGAGGGACAGTGGGCTCTGCCCTGGCTTTGTCCCACAGGCTGTGAAGGCACAATTGCTGGAGCAAGTGCAGGGACAACTGAGGGAGCTGCTGGATCGGGCCATGTGGGAGGCTATACAATCCTACCCATCTCAAGACAAACCTCCGCCCCTGCCTCCCCCAGATTCCTTGAGTAGGTGAGTCTAGGGAGCAGCTGCGCAGGCTCCTCTGTAGCAATGATCATGAGCTATCACATGATGTGCCCTTGCCAGCCTTGGCAGGACTGCGACTCCAGCCTTCCCTCTTCCCCACTTATCTTGTCTTCCTAACACTGGCCTCCACCTACTGGGCCTCACTCTGCCCTGGCCCTGACCTTCCACCCGGTCCTGCCCTCTGGCCCTAGCCCTGGCCTCTCCCTACCACTCCCCTTGGCTCCCAAGTATTGACCTTCTGCATGGCCCTGCCCTCTGCCCACTGACTTCTTCCTGACCCTGAACAAACATCTCAATTCAGGACCCAGGAGCCATCCCCGGGGAAACAGAAAGTTTTCATCATCCGCAAGTCCCTGCTTGAGTAAGTCGGGTGATGACAAGTaatgggaggaaaagaaagggcTTTGGCTGGGGGTCACGGTACCTCATTTCTTATCCCCAGGCTCTAGGTGGTTTGTGGGGAGGACTTGGAAAGGGTTTCTAAGGTGCAGGTCCCCTATTTGCCCTGGGCGTGGTTGTGGAAGAAAGGCCTTTAGCTGGAAGTTCTGGATCGTTAGGCCTCATGCCTCATGTGTACAGTGTCTGAGCTAGTTCACACCACCCTGAGGACCCTCCCACACTGACCTTCAGGCCCCTGTCCCTCCAGTGAGCTGATGGAGGTGCAGCATTTCCGCACCATCTACCACATGTTCATCGCTGGCCTGTGTGTCTTCATCATCAGCACCCTGGCCATCGACTTCATTGATGAGGGCAGGTAGGTCCCCTTCCCACCTGGGACAGGCACACCTATCTGATCAGACCCTCTGGGTCCTCAGTGCCCCACTTGCCCTTGGGGCAAGCGGACACAGGTCCCCCCTTTGGTTATTGGACATGTACCAACTTTGCTCCCAACAACCTTCCCACCCAAAACACTCTCTAGGATCCCTTCCTTCCCCAGCCTTGGTTGGCCCTTGGTCTGTCCTCCCAGGGCCAGTCACTCTCAAATGCTTCTCAATGACACCTTGCCCTGaggcagatgtgtgtgtgtgcacacatgcacacccatacACACTCCTTTCCCAGTCAGTTCTATTCAAGTAACCTCCATTGAGCACCTCCCGAGTACCAGTCCTAGTGTTCAGAGAAATGAGGGGGCAGACCCCACTCCTGTCTGTGAGGCACTCCCAGTCTTGTGGGGAAGACAGACATGTACCCAAGTGCCTGGGTGGGTCATTTCCCCCACAGAGCACCCCACCCAACTGTGAGGATGAGCTTCAGAGAGCTGTAACCTGGGGGTCTGTATTTTCAGGACTCCCACCATTcctggaccaaactgagggtTGGGGCTGCTACTTCTTGTGGCCCAAtaacgagatgcagatgaactggggaggaagagagtttttatttctataactggttacagggagaaggcctgtaAATTATCACTAGGCCAACTAAAAATTGCAATTTCCAGAGcatatataccttctaagctatacgtctatgtgtaagtgtgcattcatctaaagacataagtgattaacttcttttaatctataactaaggtctgagtcttGAAGACCTtcttctggagcctcagtaagttgacttaatctaaatgggtccaggtgctggggtgattacccttctcttgtctcctgctaaatcatggaggtttgaAGAGCTTCTTCAGACCCCCAGCAAAACTTGTTTAATCATGCTTTGAGGTtcaggaaaggcctaggcaaaactcttggtgggcttttgttacattccgGCCTTTGTCTAAGGGCactggcttttaatatttaacttaaccactcagccagtactgaaacagttgttatggaggcctgtGTTAGTGAAACCTGGCCTGCCACAGCCCCTCTCCCTATGTCAGGCTTGGGAAGCAATAACAAAAACAGGACCAAGGATCCACAGGTTCAGCAACAGCATTGCCTTTTGGtaaaatttttgttgttagtTCTGTAAGTATTAAAAGGGTAAAATCTACCGCTAGGTTtgcataagaaaaaaacaaattaaaaaaattaaaaatgataaaatctcAGTAAAAAGCTCAAATACATGTTTTCCTGTAAAGGGGGTCCTTCTTGACCACCTCCTTCAATCCCACACTGCTTtctgactgggcgcagtggctcacgcctgtaatcccagcactttgggaggccaaggcaggcggatcacttgaggtcaggaattcaagaccatcctggccaatatgatgaaaccctgtctctactgaaaaaaaaaaaaaaaaatatatatatatatatatatatatacacacacacacacacacacgaattagccagtcgtggtggtgcaagcctgtagtcccagctattcaggaggctgaggcaggataattacttcaacccgggaggcggaggttgcagtgaccagagattgcaccactgcactccagcctgggtgacagagcaaaactctgtctctaaaaaagaaaacagtttctgAGTTTCCCTCCAGAGCATTTTCCATGCATTGACATTCAGTACCAAAGATAGGTACATTGTGGAGGTTTCACATAAATAAGAAACTGTACCTATTATTGTGTAATTTGCTTTTACTCACTAACAATTTATTTTAGGGATCTTTTCATGTTAGTCCATTGGTTTGAAGGACTGCAGAGTATGGAGGTGTCAGATTTGTTCACTTAGTCCTTTACTAATGGACAattaagttgttttgtttttccccttaaCAAACCACACACTCTTAACCTAGGCTAACAAAACACTGAACAACCGGCATCCTATTAGCTCCAACCTACAACAGACGCTCCAAAGGAACAAAACTAAGTCAGTCAGTCTAGTTACCTCATATCCTAACATGTGTTGTATATAGAGTACTGAGCCCTTAGCAACGCCATGAAACCAGAGAGGGCTCTCAAGGTCATTTAGAATCAAACTCATGCCATGACTAAGTCTCCTGGAGCAACGCCCTGTGCCACAGAGGTGCCGTCTTGAACACCTCCAGAGACGGGGAGCTCACAACCTGATCAAGATACCTCAGTTCATCTTCCAGGAGCTCGGACTGAAGAGGAAGGGGACAAGAATGGACTTCACTTGTCTACTTTGTCTCTCCTCCCCACTCCAAGGCTGCTGCTGGAGTTTGACCTACTGATCTTCAGCTTCGGACAGCTGCCGTTGGCGCTGGTGACCTGGGTGCCCATGTTTCTGTCCACCCTGCTGGCGCCGTACCAGGCCCTGCGGTTGTGGGCCAGGCCTGGGGCCAGGGGCACCTGGACGCTGGGGGCGGGCCTGGGCTGCGCGCTGCTAGCTGCCCACGCCCTGGTGCTCTGCGCACTGCCAGTCCACGTGGCTGTGGAGCATCAGCTCCCGCCGGCCTCCCGTTGTGTCCTGGTCTTCGAGCAGGTGAGGGCCAAGCCCTGCTGGGGGACAGGAAGGAACGGGTGGGCGGGGCCATCTCAGCAGAAGGGAGTCCCCGAAAGAGGGGGCACTGCCCACGAGAGGGAGGGCAGAGACTGCATTGGCAGGGGCGGAGCTAGTTACCGGGGCAGAGTCCCTTACGAGGGATTTGGGGAACCTGCAGGCTGGAAGGCAAACAGTGTGACACCGCCACCACAGGAGGTTGACCGGAAGACTCCGCTCTGGCCTCTCATCCCAGCAACCTTCATTCATCCCAGCATATGTTAGGCTATACAGCcatcaaacaaaaagaaaaaatatggacTCTGACCAGACAGATCTTACACTCTGCCTGCCTCTCAGAGGTAACCcagagcacagagaggttaagcgaTTTGCTTAAAGCCACACAGCAACTTGGCCTCCCTTCCACTCTGCCACAGGTTAGGTTCCTGATGAAAAGCTACTCCTTCCTGAGAGAGGCTGTG encodes the following:
- the SOAT2 gene encoding sterol O-acyltransferase 2 isoform X4, which gives rise to MEPGGARLRLQRTEGPGGEREHQPCRDGNTETHRAPDLVKWTRHMEAVKAQLLEQVQGQLRELLDRAMWEAIQSYPSQDKPPPLPPPDSLSRTQEPSPGKQKVFIIRKSLLDELMEVQHFRTIYHMFIAGLCVFIISTLAIDFIDEGRLLLEFDLLIFSFGQLPLALVTWVPMFLSTLLAPYQALRLWARPGARGTWTLGAGLGCALLAAHALVLCALPVHVAVEHQLPPASRCVLVFEQVRFLMKSYSFLREAVPGTLRARRENRKARGEQKRWENGWSVQ
- the SOAT2 gene encoding sterol O-acyltransferase 2 isoform X3; protein product: MEPGGARLRLQRTEGPGGEREHQPCRDGNTETHRAPDLVKWTRHMEAVKAQLLEQVQGQLRELLDRAMWEAIQSYPSQDKPPPLPPPDSLSRTQEPSPGKQKVFIIRKSLLDELMEVQHFRTIYHMFIAGLCVFIISTLAIDFIDEGRLLLEFDLLIFSFGQLPLALVTWVPMFLSTLLAPYQALRLWARPGARGTWTLGAGLGCALLAAHALVLCALPVHVAVEHQLPPASRCVLVFEQVRFLMKSYSFLREAVPGTLRARRGEGIQAPSFSSYLYFLFCPTLIYRETYPRTPYIRWNYVAKNFAQALGCVLYACFILGRLCVPVFANMSREPFSTRALVLSILHATLPVISQCWHFQIRLEPLMWHPRVLPTQPQPIFSSYHKP
- the SOAT2 gene encoding sterol O-acyltransferase 2 isoform X5 gives rise to the protein MEPGGARLRLQRTEGPGGEREHQPCRDGNTETHRAPDLVKWTRHMEAVKAQLLEQVQGQLRELLDRAMWEAIQSYPSQDKPPPLPPPDSLSRTQEPSPGKQKVFIIRKSLLDELMEVQHFRTIYHMFIAGLCVFIISTLAIDFIDEGRLLLEFDLLIFSFGQLPLALVTWVPMFLSTLLAPYQALRLWARPGARGTWTLGAGLGCALLAAHALVLCALPVHVAVEHQLPPASRCVLVFEQVRFLMKSYSFLREAVPGTLRARRGLPQTFNL